Genomic segment of Passer domesticus isolate bPasDom1 chromosome 4, bPasDom1.hap1, whole genome shotgun sequence:
TTACAAGAGTGAGGTGTGGGCAGGAAGCAAATAGaaaataccaaggaaaaaaattttcaggTATCTTACCTGAATTCTAGAAAACCTGAATAAGTTTTTATCACTAGACTTGTAGCAGACAGATCTTGATTAATTTCTGCATGTTGGAGACATTGAACATGACTTGTAGCAGAATAGAAGGGCAGTATTGGCTTTTTCATCTTGCCAAAAGGACTTGGAAAGAGGACAGCATGTATTAAAAGTAAAGTAAGGCACCATGTGCCTGGAAGGTACCTAAAATGCCTCCTAAACTACTATTTAGCTTTATGGCACTTTAATCAGATCCTACTCACACTACCAGTAATAAATGTAATCAGTCAAAGCCAAAACACTCCGGCCTTGATAATGCTGAACTGTGAAATGTTTAGTTTTGGTAATGCTTAACCATGAAAACCTCCTAATCTATGTTGTACTCATTGATTAGCTCATACATTACAGCTTCTGTTCTCCTTTGTGGAGCCATTACCCCTCTGGTGAGAGATGAACCATGATTTCCCTGATGACAGAACTTAGCTGAGTCACTTGGAAGTTAAAGTGCCTCCAGCCAATACAAatcaaatttgaaaaaaatcatcattttAACACCAGGTGATAACTCAGTTCAACTGTATAATAATGAAATTAGTTACACAAACAGGGCTGCAGTTTGCAAGTTATAAAGTGCCTTAAGAAAGTGCTGGAAACTCATATTTTGACAAGAACTGCAAGAACTAatttctaatatattcttttgGTAACAATGGTTAGAATATCAAGCAGGGGTTCAGTACTTTACTGATTAGTTTTCTCCATGAcctttttccctgatttttctattacttttatttcagaataccttctggtttgggttgggaggctCTTCAATGTTTCTAATTCCTGCCATAATTTTTGCTGTAAAACTCTCTAAATACTATCGTAGGATGGATACAGAGGATGTTTATGATGAGTAAGTATATattccaaaataaattaaatggcAAATggattaaaatgttttttctagTGTTTCACGTGAAGGTTCTGTAATTCTTAAACCTGTGTTGCCAGATTAGAACTGCATGCTCATGTGTAATGCTGCAGGTTTGGGTCAGTGCCTGCAAAGTGCTTCATGCAGGTGGCCTTTGGTAGCCTTAACTTGCCATGAATGCAGATAATGCTGGCTCTGACTTTGAGAATCTTGCTCCAGAATGAGGTCTTCAGAGCTTTGTGAGCAGCATTTATAGAAATAAGTTCCAAATGTGCAAGTTATTAGCTTTGCTAAGTAACCTGTTAAAGTGAATTGTGCCTGATTTATAGTCTCCTTGAATTAATTATTTGCTTTCTTGCTGTCTTAGTTATTCCTAACCAGTCTTTCCTTTTTCAATTGCAGTTCCTCTGTCTCAGGGACTTGGCATTTTACTTTATGATAACTATTCTTACGTATTTTCCTGTCagtttttttactgttttcttttctgctcctTGTTTTGCTCATTGTCCAGTTAGCctgtgcactgcatttctcccATTTCACAGTGGTTGTTTTTCATTACACATTCATAAGTCAGTAGAGCAGAAACAGGCATGTACAGCTGAAATTAGTCACTTATTAGAGTCTAGTTAATTGCTCCtccttttctgtgtttttagtTTCGAAAATATACCCATGAAAATGTAAGACTTTTGCTGATacttattaaaattattttattaatatgggagggtttatatttttaatgtaaccTGTTACTTCAAAAGAGGTAACATGTTCTGTTTCTCCAGACTTGATAGATTATATTAGAGTCTCCAATTAAACaagaatagaaaaataatttattgattttttggcaaatataaaaatactataaaatgtaaaattataaTTATGCCATAAATCTTGAATATTACCAAAAAAAAGTTATATTCTATTGTACAGACACAGTTTATCTTTGCTTATAATACCATCAACCATGTACATGTCTTAGAAGCCATATTGTACATAGTGCATCTTGTAGTTAACATGGTCTTTCTTggtgtatttattttattgcagtACGGAAAATGGTAATAATGGTTATCATAAAGAGCATTTATATGGTATACACAATCCTGTTTTTACAAGGTAAACCAAGTCTCAAACTGCATGCCTTCATGTGTCCTTATTTCAGCTTCTCTTTTAATCACATTTCCAATTTTCTCCATGCTTTAAAGTGAATCTCATAATTCTCTGGGGGTTTCTTGCATGATTATTCACTATAGCAAATGATGTCTAATGTATATTTCTCAAATATTCTTTACATAACACCAGGTAGAGAAGTACTTTCCTGCAATTTAACAAAGTAATTGGTAAATTTGATCTTAAAATCCATGTAATCAGGTATTTAGCCAGCACAGTAGTTGGTCCTAAATTGACAAACCTATTAAAATGCTCTGATAGCAGATGAAAGTGATAGGATGGAAATGCATCCTGAGTGGTTGTATTTTTCAAATGGTGAGAAGAGATCTCCTGTGTAAAAGGCAAGTGTTGCAGGTATGCAGGAAGCATGAGCATAGAAAATGGGTGTTTTTGCGTGGGTAGGACTAGAATGTAGCATCACAAAGCAAGAAGCTCaaattatgtttaaaaaaaggagGATGTTGGGGTTATTTTCTGCCTCTGCAGCTTCTGTACTGTACATTAGCTATTTGTAAGACTCAGTTTCCAGGGGGATAATACTCTGTATCCCACAACTTCATTATTTGGTTTTGCAAAATTTGCAAGCTGCTTAAGAAAGGTTTAAATGTATGATTAAGTCTGTAGCTCACTGTGCCTTACTTTGCAACTTCATGACTGACTGTAAATGAGTATTTATAGAGAAGATACCACTATGCTTTAAATAGCAGGTGAATAGCGGGAGATCAAAGTTTGGGTCTTGACAGAGTTCATGGCTGCATctgatgatgatgaggatggctattattattattattagtagtagtaCTAGTATTAGTATTATTAGTATTATTTAGGACTGTATTTTACAATAATTATTTACTGACCAAATCTTCATTCCATATCTCCTTCTGAAGGAAGTCTTTATATAACAatatttttggtggtatttaTGATCACAGTTGTTGTGGTCTGTTCTGCAACTCAAGGGTGCTTGGTCCCCAGGTTAACTGACAAGGAGTTTAAGTCCAAAAATCTCCCCACTGGCATATCTAAGGACTCTCAGTTTTAAGGACTTTCAATATTTTACATaagagaaaattattaatttttcaggCCTTATAATACCTTTTCTGATCTTTGAATCTTTAATATGACTGTTAATATTCTTGAGGTTCATAGCATGTTTTCTTATGATATTTCAGTCATTGATAAATAGTTTAATTCAGCATTGCTGAACAACCTAAAAATTAGTAGCATAAAATAATCTTTTACACAAAGATCCACTAGTTCAGTCCTGACTTATTTTGATAAAATGCTAAAATTTAAAGATTCATTTTGATGCAGTGCTGTCTTCTGATGTGCTAATTTGAGGTAATTTGAAAAACTGCTAATTATGGCATACATGCTTTGAATTTCTCAGTATGGCATTCCCAtatgaataaaattaaatttcagcATACTCTTTGCTTTTATGCTATCCTtgatttttctcatttcctACAAATTATTTTTGGATATACTTTGAGAGACGTTACTTTGATTAGATCTCTGTACACCTATACTTTTGCAGGTTTAAAAAATGccataggggtttttttatcctTCAAAATCAGCTGGATAATTTTGCTGAAAAGAGatgcaattatttttataacattAGGATATGTAAGTACAAGTAAGAACTACATGAGGTGTATGTGTCTGACACAGGTATTTTTATATACATGGCAAGGACACAAATAGCCTCAAATGCAGCAAAACGTGAGGCTGGATTAATTGCACAAAAGAGAAGTGTTGAATAGGCAATCCaagtatttatttctttaatgaagaaaaaataaccTGAAAGATTGGTGGAGAAAACCATGAATCTGTTTCCTCTTGTTTGAAAAATACTTGATTAAATGAGTAAAGCATTGAGGCTGTCTTAGGCCTGAGCTTGTCTCACCTAAGTTAGACACAGTATTCTGTTCCATTTATagacaaaagaaaattatgggtttattttatggtttttttttgtttttctcacgTAGCTCTGTGGAACAGTGGTAACACATACTGGAAATGTTGAGGGGTAAGTAATAAACTTAAATCAATTCTAGACTACTTTACTATTTTAGGAAGGCTGCTCTGATTGCTGCAACACTAGTATGCTGTGAGGTCTGTGACCAAAAAAAGTTCTCCAGTCATATTGATGTTTGTATAAAAATCTATCCCTTCACTCCATTTAAATTACATGAAAATTCAGTCTGTAtaaattttttcctgaattgttttttgttcttatttccaGGCTATATAAATGAGGCTCAAGACTCTTCTATGGGAGTACATCATTGTTCTTCCAAGCATGTTGGCATTTCCATTCATCTGACAGATCCTGAGCCACTTGTTTCATGTCAGCTGTACTGTAAATCCCAAATGAACTATTGAATGTTATGCCATAAACTACTGTACAGAATATTTTGTGATCAGGGCACTGCCTCTCAAATACCACTGTTCAAGGCTTggattaaaatgtttttttggttttttacttttttacaCTGGGCTTTCTACCTTACATCACAGTATATAAATTAATTAGATTAACAGCCTTTGCCTAGCAATTCTCTTTAAATTGTTCAAGTTCTTATCTTAAATTGTTGATTTGTGTTAAATACAGTACATACACGTttacataaaaatacattttgtatACCAGAGACTTTTGTATATACATTTTTCTTAAAACTTCTAAGTGTTTAGTTAAGATTTTAAGATTGTATAATACTCTTCACAAATGAATTTACCAGCATGATCAGTGTTGCTATTTGGTGCTCTTGAATGACTACATTGGGCTAAATTTGGATTGTAATGGGGTCCACAGTGTCTCTTTGTGTGTCTGAGAAGCtcagttgcagttttgttttgtcccttttttttttttcccttaattatttaatatttagtGGTTTTTGCTGTATAAACCTGAAAGGGACTTTTTGGagaagtttgtttttaaactttGGGTGGGAGGGTTGGGGGTGTGCAGGATGCATAATATAGTGAAAAGGCTAAGCTTTCTAGGGTTCAGTAGTACTCAAAAAGAGCATGAGGGATGTCCTATGTTGGCGATTTTTGGAATGCTTTATGTTCtttatcttccttttcttctttcacaCCCACTTCTGTAATGTCCTTAATAGTATCACTGTGGCTCTTCTGGAGACAGTGGTAGTATTTTTGCTAAATAATACTGTACTGTGATTTACAATATTGAAATTCAAATCTGTTTAGCAATTGGAGTTAACATTTGCACTGTTAGAGTTACTTTACCAAATTTAGGCATATGGTTGAATTGCTGAATTAGTTAGCAATAGACTTTATCAACAAGGCCAAAACTCTGTTACCAGTGTAAAACCTTCTGGCAGGTGAAGTAGTCAATATATTGATCTAAAATAGTATCTCCTCATCTATCAGTATTGTTAACTTTGTTTCAAACAGGGTTCATTGTCTTGAAGTAGAGATAATCCTGTACatcattattataatttttaaaaaatgctgaaaaatgaTACCAGACTTTAATCCAGAATAAccttaaatttttcatttttatgtcaTAGATGGAAACATTTCTAATTGACAGTATGTAGCATATGTGTATATGTAATGTTCAGAAttgcagatttttaaaagtttctatttttaatttgagaaaatattcccagttcatttaaataaaaaagatcTTGCTTAACTACCTTATGTTTGGTTCTCCCTTGTTTTGTTGTGGAGACATCTCTCAGAAGAGTTGCACAGAGTTAAAATCTTATGGGAGTGAATTTCTTTACCCTGATTAAAAATCTTCACTACATTTGACTTTTGCAGCAGGAAGGACTGAAATAACTTTGACTCTGGGTGAGGGAGCTTCCAGCTTCCACCAAGAATGTGAATTTTGCAAAGATGGTAGGATTCAAGCTATGAGCTGTGCAGGATACCTGTTTCTGTATAGCACTGGCAGCAGAATTAAACATTTGCAAGTTCTTCAGCTCCTACAGTTCACTGGTAGCATCCTAGCTTACCTTGTAAAAGAACAATTGTTTTCTATTCATATGGGAGACCACAAACTGTTTAATCTGAAGCACAGGCAGACAGGACTGAAATGTCAGATTAGAATGAGCCAAACACTTGGTGGGAACATAGTAGCTGTAACACAAATATATTTGAGTCCAAGCTTTGATATTTCTCCTTATCcttgtggtttgtttgttctcATAATTTGCCTTGAAAAACTTTGAGAACAAGATATCTGAAACTGGTATAAATTAACTTTTGAATTGTTTTGGACTCTTCAGCAAATCTAAAAATTCTCGGTGCTGTTGTGCATAACAAAGTGTAAACAATACATTTTTTTGCTAAATATTAGGAGGTACTCAAGTCCTTGCAGTAGGTAGGGTAACAAAATTCCTCTGGCTGGCTGTAGGGTGAGAAGACTCCCCAGAAAACAAGAGTGAATGGTATGTCTTAAGTAGGCTTATGCCATTGTTGTCCTGAGACTTGGCTGGAGCCACACCACTGTGCCTGGAGAGAAGGAACTAATGGCAAGTAGCTAGAGATGAGATTTCTGcgaaaaatgttattaaaatagCCATGGAGagggaatgaaaagaaaacaagattgTTCACTCTGTCAAATGGTATTTAGTCATGGGAACCTGATGTCACACTGGCTGAAAGAACAAGGTTAGGATACCCAGAATGGCTGTTCAGGTGGCTGCTTATTCAAGCAGGCAGCTTTCAGGTTATCTGGGCTGCCACACAGCAAGGAACTCCTGGCCCTCTTCTATTAATGaagcttttgttgttgttgatgaTGTTCTGCTTTGCCATCTGTGTTAAAAGGAATGGTTTTGCCTTGGTGTTTGTTTAGCACTGCCTAGTGAGTGACTAAATACACAAAATGCTGTTCTGCCAGCACCCCACAGTTACTGAAGCATTCCTAAACAATCCAGTAGCCCTTTCCAGGAGCTGGTCAGgtcaggctggctgcagtgTATATGTCTTTGGAAGAAGTGCCTAGTGGGGGTCTTACTAGCCAGAAGAGAACTGTGGATTGCCACAGCAGGGGAAGGATTTTTCCTCATGACCTTCCAAATGCTAGGGGAGTTAAAATGAATCTTCCTTAGCTCCGTTTTTAGTTAGTGCGGCAGAAACTGCTAGGACAGGATTCTGCACCACAGTATTTCTGTTCTCCTGCCTTTGTTTTACAGCATTTTTACAGCTCACTTGTTACAAACAGGAAAATATctagttaaaaaaagaaagtgatgAAGTGCAAATACCTGACATGCTCTGTTGTCTGTTCCCTGCTGCTGAGGACTGTGATAAGTTGCTGTCTTGCTCTGTTGGCTGAAAGGGACTGGTGATGTGGAAATGGTGATAAAACTTCCAGATGTTTGGTATGTTTTTAGACCTGTAATACCTTATTTTGCttaagctttatttcttttcttgtgtACATACATGGCTCAAAGAATGTGCAGTTGATTCTTCCTTGCATCCCCACTGCATATATGTGTAGACAAAAGGAAGAGCTGAAGTTGCATCCTTACTGTGAAAATCCACAGAAAGCCCATTCCACAAATCAGCTTTTTACCAGGACACTTACACTACCAGGACATCTATAATCATCCAGACGCAGAGACTGCTTTGGTACTTCTATCCTTTTTACTTTGATATCATCTTACAAGCTCTAGAATGAAGATAGCTGTAAATcatctggagaatggaaaatatCTGTTAAAAATCCAATGTGACATGTTCATCCTGGATAGGAATGTGCTTCTCAGTTATACAACTATCATTCTGTATTTTAACTGCATTTACAAGACTTGTCTTGTTACCTTCTTGGGAGTTCACACTCGTAAGGTTATTTGACACTCCCTCAGGTTATAAATTATGGGCATTTGCCTACTGAAGTGTGATTTATTGTTTTTATAAAAATGCCCAACCCTTACATCCCATGTTTAGCTGGAAAGAGGCTTCTTTGTGCACCAGACTTTAAATTGTGAGCAGCCATTTACTTACTGCTTTCGCTTCTTTGGATCGTGTTGTTCAAGGATCTCAGTTCACTCCTCTCACCATGAAGAGTTTTGCTCTCCTTTTCCTAGTTGTGATCTGTGGCATGGGAGGACTGGGACAGAAGCTGAAGCCAAAGAAAAGAAGCAATGGTGAAGAAATCAAATTTCGGACTAAAACCAAAGATGTTTGCACAATAACCATGAGTGGCGACGACGAGGAGATGAAACTTAGAATTGAATGCAAAAGCCAAGGCTTGTCCTACTGGTGTGAATTCAATGGCAAGCCATCAGTCTGTCGTGCTTTCAGAAATAATCCAAAGATTTACTGGAATCAGATCGCCGCAGAGCTCAGAAAGGTCCCGCACGCTTGCGAATCCATGGAAGTGTTGAAGACCACCATGTGCCAAAAGGCTCCCCCAGAGGCTCTCATGAGGCAGATAGCTGCTGGTGTGGAGCCAGAAGATCTAGCAGACCAGGAAAAATCAGTCCGGAAAGCTTCCATTCCTATgggagaagcagggcaaaacTCTGACCTGGCCCAACACGGTCAAGGGtctgaaaatgaaacagaagCAATGAAACTGGCACGGGAACACTGCTGGGAATCTCTGCATGGTGTCTGCTCCTACATCATTGGCATCCTTAGGGGTTAAGGATTTGCTTCAGGTAAAACTGATCTGGAAGCACAGTAGAATATACCTAAGAATGATTccgttcttttttttttttttcttttgggggtCTTCAGGATGTGGACAGGGAGGTGCTAAGCTCGCTTGCTAAAATCTAACTTTACAAGGCTTTTGAGGGGGTGGGCAGCTTAAATTTCCAGTGATCCGTATTGGTTCAGGACTCCCATACAACCTCCTCTGAGGTCTTTGGTATGTACTGGGATGTTTGCCCTATCTGTTGTTAATCCTGTGGTATTTCAGTTCTGTTTGAATTGGGCTAATTTTTGCCTTCTGTCACTCCTTTCCTCTTGTGCTGCCTTCTGGATTTACGCCAGGGAAGTAAGATAAATAACAAATGCATCAGATCCAGCCAAATGCATCAGTTAGAACAAACTACATTGAGACTGAGGGAATAAAGCTTATTCGTTAAAACTGCTGgttaataatgaaatattttaatctaAAAAATTAGTTCATAAATCCCTTGCAGAAAACCCAAGTGGACTGTCTTGGTTTGTGAGTCTGTTACTGTAGAGGCAATAGGGGATCCCATGCAGGCACTTGTGTTGTAAGTCTCAGGTTTTCAGCCAGCATTTAAAAAGGCAAAGCCCTTTATTGCAGAAGTGATTTGTTTTGTATCCACTTCTGTTCCAGCTCAGACAGAAAGCCAGGAGCTGATAAATGGAGCTGGCAAACTTGAAAGAAATGGGAATATATGCAGTGTGAGCTGGCAAGCATTTAGGCTGCTAATGATAATTTATGCCTAAAACAGCAAAGTGactaattttctctcttttttttttttggtttgtttttttttttttgttttgcagaaCAATGGTATTACAGCTGAAGAACGGTCCTTGCTGCATTGTAATAATTTAGTCATAAGAATTTTGGTTAAAAATCAGTAATGTCTATAAATATTTTAgctgtttcctttttaaagaaaaaatgaaactcTTTAACAGCTCTGAAAAATTCTCAAGACTGGAATGACTGTGCTTAAAGTGTTAGGATGAACTAACTGCCCTTGGGCTTGCTAGACACCAAGGTGTACTGCATTTATGTAACCTAGGATCTGCTTGACCCTGAATAGGTTTTTGTGTGTACTGGCTTGCTTCAGTTTGTTAGAGATAAAAGCTGTTAATGATGATACAGTTAGtgcaaacaataaaaataagatttttttgaAAAGGTATTTGGTGTGCTTTCTTGAAATTTTAACTGGTGCTGTTTGTATAAAGTCACAGTATTTGACACTTGTTTCTTAAGAGATTGTTGGTAGGATGTGTAAGAGAAATTACAGGTCTGAGTCATTGCTTTCCCACTGTGAACAAGTTTGCATGAATATTAATACTTTCAGTGTTATGATGTTTATATTATAATAATGAGTTTCAGTCAGCAGGAAAAAACTAGAAATAAGAGAGTAATGTAATAATATATTGCTGAACATagcagatgaaaagtgtccacTAGTGATGCATCTAACCATTGTTAGTGGTACTATTAATGTTTGGTTTCAGTAGTTATTCTGAAAAGTAACTTACTTGGCAATTTGGGCACTTGCCTAAATCTCTTCAAAACTCAAAACAAGATCTAATGGCCTGTTGTCATATTACAACACACTCATGTTCAGATTATTATTTAACAATGATCCCTTTTGTTCCCAAGTGAGTTTCACAGCAG
This window contains:
- the FGFBP2 gene encoding fibroblast growth factor-binding protein 2 yields the protein MKSFALLFLVVICGMGGLGQKLKPKKRSNGEEIKFRTKTKDVCTITMSGDDEEMKLRIECKSQGLSYWCEFNGKPSVCRAFRNNPKIYWNQIAAELRKVPHACESMEVLKTTMCQKAPPEALMRQIAAGVEPEDLADQEKSVRKASIPMGEAGQNSDLAQHGQGSENETEAMKLAREHCWESLHGVCSYIIGILRG